One region of Dysidea avara chromosome 1, odDysAvar1.4, whole genome shotgun sequence genomic DNA includes:
- the LOC136269378 gene encoding collagen alpha-1(XII) chain-like has product MDEVNFEVTKDTTTYSQLLQKYDLIKLEFGIDWLVVQWRDLRTPLYCGLAIWLYMYTIEEPIPSNIHDQAGHWMRNYNPAKDPEDFVNPVREWERNYPGCYRDIDLYIVLDSSSSIGEFSYVKAKTFVANLISGFTIAEDGVRVGLIIYGATPIPTFYLNYSFNKNVIVGKIKSVKYLSSSTATGDAIRFMTNTGFTEEHGVRASDGAIPRVAIVLTDGESDRGQNVPGAAQSARDQSIEMFAFGIGSNINEIELLQIAGSPERVFRIDSFSNIDDVKAMITRGSCKSTVKATVNLTYSGNLTNGQSKVFEFTVDEGGITIETHTNSGMITLFGSYTNPNPSPVWHDHVVQGIQDSITVLIPHLAAVKRRQADSIVFYCSLVGVDSNNEFSIKALRNS; this is encoded by the exons ATGGATGAGGTGAACTTTGAGGTAACAAAAGATACAACTACTTATTCACAACTCCTACAAAAGTATGATCTAataaagttggaatttggcatTGACTGGTTGGTAGTGCAGTGGAGGGATTTGAGGACACCGTTGTACTGTGGGCTGGCGATCTGGTTGTACATGTACACCATAGAGGAGCCTATACCATCTAACATTCATGATCAAGCTGGTCACTGGATGAGGAACTACAACCCAGCGAAGGATCCTGAAGACTTTGTTAATCCTGTCAGGGAGTGGGAGAGAAATTATCCAG GTTGTTACAGAGACATTGACTTGTACATTGTACTGGACAGCTCTAGTAGTATTGGAGAATTTTCATATGTAAAAGCAAAAACTTTTGTGGCAAACTTGATTAGTGGCTTCACAATTGCTGAAGATGGCGTGAGAGTTGGACTTATTATCTATGGAGCAACTCCAATTCCCACATTTTACCTAAATTATTCTTTTAACAAGAATGTCATAGTAGGTAAAATTAAATCTGTAAAGTATCTCAGCAGTTCCACTGCTACAGGGGATGCCATACGTTTCATGACAAACACTGGCTTCACTGAAGAACATGGAGTACGAGCATCTGATGGAGCCATCCCACGTGTAGCCATAGTCCTGACTGATGGAGAGTCTGATCGTGGACAAAATGTGCCTGGGGCAGCTCAGTCAgctagggaccagtctattgaAATGTTTGCATTTGGAATTGGTAGTAATATCAATGAAATAGAGTTATTACAAATTGCTGGGTCACCAGAGAGAGTGTTTCGAATTGACAGCTTTAGTAACATCGATGATGTGAAAGCAATGATCACTCGAGGGTCTTGCAAAT CTACAGTGAAAGCTACGGTCAATTTGACTTACAGTGGAAACCTTACTAATGGTCAGAGTAAGGTGTTTGAGTTTACAGTAGATGAAGGAGGTATTACAATTGAAACACATACCAACAGTGGAATGATAACACTCTTTGGCTCCTATACCAACCCTAATCCTAGTCCAGTATGGCATGACCATGTTGTACAAGGAATCCAGGATAGTATCACAGTGCTTATACCACACTTGGCTGCAGTTAAGAGGAGGCAGGCTGACTCTATAGTGTTTTATTGCAGCTTGGTTGGAGTGGACAGCAACAATGAATTCTCAATCAAAGCATTGAGGAACTCATGA